The sequence below is a genomic window from Flagellimonas marinaquae.
CAATTGGCAGGAAAATCAGTGGAGTATAGAGATCAAGTTACTCCTATTTTGGAAGCAAATAAGGGCAAAGAAGTACCGATTAAAGTCATGAGAGAGGGGTCGCTTCAAGACCTTACGGTATCCATATCTGATGATGCTGCACTTGGTGTAGTTTTGGGAATGACACCCGAAGAGTTTAAAGAAGCGGGCTATTTGGAATTAAAAACTTTGAAGTATTCTTTTTGGGAATCCATTCCCGCTGGCTGGAACAAAGGCGTAAAAACGCTAACGGATTACATTAAGGGGATGAAAAAAATATTCAATCCCGATACTGGTGCATATAAAGAGGTGGGCGGTTTTGCGGCTATCGGAGGAATGTTCCCCGATACTTGGAACTGGCCTGCATTTTGGGCCACTACGGCATTTATATCCATTATTTTGGCCTTTATGAACATTTTGCCCATTCCGGCATTGGATGGAGGTCACGTAGCCTTTTTGTTGTACGAAATGGTAACTGGGCGTAAACCGAGCGATAAGTTTTTGGAGTATGCCCAGATGATTGGTTTCTTTATATTGATCGCATTATTGTTGTTTGCCAATGGTAATGATTTATATAAATGGCTTTTTAAATAGAAAAGCAATTTTTTTGTTTGTGGTGTAAAAAAGAATCTATTATATTTGCACCCGCTTAAGGTAAAAATATTCCTCCTTAGCTCAGTTGGTTAGAGCATCTGACTGTTAATCAGAGGGTCCTTGGTTCGAGCCCAAGAGGGGGAGCAGATACAGCAAGGCTTCAGAGAAATTCACTCTCTGGAGCCTTTTTCATTTGCACGCAATTTGCACGCGGATTGAAAAAAATAAAATTTGAACCCAAAATTTAACATTTCAGACTAAAATTTTCCAGAATAATTTGCGATATGTCCCAAATTCTTACCCTTAAACTTTTGCGCATGGATCCTGTTTCAATTTTATAGTGTTCGGGAAGAAAAGCGTAAATTAAAATTGGAAAAGGGGCAACCTATTGTGCTAATAAATGACTTTAGAATAAAAATCCAATTAAGTTTAATTTTCCTTACTAGAATTCTTGTGACTGTTGTCTAAATGTGGATACATTTCTCGTATCTTTTTCTTTTTTTCTTCAGTGTCTGCCAATTCTAAAAGTCTCTTAAATAGGTTTGTTTCTAAATAATGAGATTCTGTGCCCGTATAGAAATAATCGGATATAAAGTCAACAGATAATTCAAGTATATGGGTCATTTCTACTAAGCCCCCGACATCAAATAAGATTACGGTATCGTCTAATGGGTTATCATCGTATTTTATAAATTGTTCTTTAAAACCACCTGGAATTTTTTCTATATGATCAATGAAATTATAAAGCGGGTCCAATACCAATATCTGGAAAAGCGAATCATTATGTTTTTTATTAACCATTACCTCTACGGTTTTCTGGTAGAGAACAGACAAGTTGTGTGTGCGAGGGACCACGCTATCTGTCAATGAAAGATAAGCTTTGCAAAATACCTCAATGTAAAATGTGAGATTGTGGAAAATTGCCGGTGATAATTTGCTTAATTGACTTGATGGATATGAATCAATATCATATACCCTTTCATCTTTAACAATTTCAATCGCATTTTTAAAAAGTAGTGATATTACTAAATATTGATTTAAACAAGAATTTAGCCTACGATTAGAAGTAGGTTTATTCTTTGCAACTAATCCCGAAGTACTTACCCAAATATACCCAAACTGGCTTTCGGATATATGTATTTTTCTACTTGAATCGTAATAAAAATAGTTTTGAGTAAAGTCTTCATAGTTAACCTTTAATGATTCGAGTAAGTTGATGAAGAGTTCTCTTTTGGAAAATTTAAATTTTTCAGCAAAGGCTTCTTGTGAAGATATAAGATGGAGTAATTTCTCCAATTGACTTGGATTGGATATCAAAATATAATTTTACCATTTTCAGTAATGATTTGCATTTTTTGTTTAAAGTTCTATTCCGTTTTAATCTAACTTCATCAAGACAATAAATAGAGGACTTTTTAAACTAAGTACATAAAAGTGTTAAAATTCTTAATACGTTCTGGGGACTTATTTCATAAATACTTCATCTCTCACATAACTTGCATTAAACCAAAAACAGTGTTTAGTATATTCAGTTAGTTTTGTTAATTTATCGGGTATAGGAAGCATAAAAGTATCTGCAGCATTTCTGGCATGTGGTCGGACATGACTTATTCTGTTTTCAGTTTTCTTTGGAAAATATGTCTTTCTAATACCAATATCGCTTACTTCTCGGACTATCAAACCTCTAGAAACTACTTCAATCATTTTGTCCCAAACTATTTTGGCCTCTGATATGTCGGATTGTGGCATATTCCAAAACCGTACTTTTTTTAAAATCAGATCATCGTTTTCATATTGATAAAAAACAAAGAAAAACTTACTCTCTAAAATGTTCTTAAAATCAGAGTCTTCCCAATCAGTTTTGATCAATTCTTGAAATTCAAATGTTGGAAATGAAATATCTTCTTTTGGTAGGTTATTTTCTTTAAGTCGAATTGTTTTGACTTGAATATCCGCCTTTTCAAATTCTTCTATTTTTTGCCCAAGTTTAAGACCAAGAATTGCATTAGTAAGGTTGGCAAAATAGCTTTTGGCTTTTGGATTCAACTCCAAACCCAAATATTTTTCTATCTCTTTTGCTGATTTACCATAGAAAGGAAGGAATTTCGATATAACTATTTCTTCGATTGATTGAACTGCATCGAGAATTTCTGGCCGCTCTATAATCTTTCCATATGTCTCAGTTTCCTCCCGAGAAATGTTTGCAATTATGTGATTAACATAACCTTGCTTAAGAGAATAAGCCCTTTGCTTTGCTTTTTCTTTGTTAAATGGCTGATTGCGAAAAGATTTTAAGGCAGTTGAGCCTTTTGTGCAAGCCCCAAGATAAAATGTGTCACCTTCTGATAATTCGTGGGCCTTGCCATCTTTTATTTTTTTATTTATTGTTTCCCAATCATGTTTGATGATTCTTAAATCTTCACTTGGGTATTGCCAATCATTTACAAGCCTTATATGATAATCTAGCAAGTCCAAATCATTGTCATGAAGATAAAATACCAATAATAAATGTGCATTTTTCTTCCAAAAGGAACTGTTCTCAAATTCCTCTTTGTATACTTCTATATAGTTTATAATATTTAATACAAGCCTTTCCTTTGCCCGAAACTCTCCGTTTCTCAATATTTTCAAAGGACTTGATTTTAGTTCAATTCCTGCTTCTTTAAAATCGGGTGCAGATTCAGAATTTGGCTCATAACCGAAATAGAACTTTTCTAAAATTTGACCAAAATTGCCTTTTCCTTGGTATCCGTGTTTTTCAATTTCATTACCGCAGGCTTGTTTTAATGTAAGTCCTTTTAGTTTATTAGCGAACTTAATTATTGAATCTGCCGAGGTAATATCAAGCATACTCAAATTGATTTATTTGCTTGTATAGCTCCACTCCAATTTTTTCAATCACACCAACAACCAATGCATTTCCCATGAAAAATGCACGTTTTGTATCTGTAATACCATCAAGTTTGGTATGATTGTCAGGGAACATATTAAGTCTTTCTAATTCAATTGGTGTTAGTCTTCTCAATCCTCTATCCGAAGCGACTACATGTTTAAATCTTGAAGGTGATTTCCCACCTTCACCAGTAATAATTGTTCTTGATGCATTGTCAAGAGCATCTGGATAAATCATACTCCCTTCTGAATATTTATACTTATGACCCTCACTTGAAACTCGTTCAATAGTTTTTGACCCTTTCAAATACTCCCATTTATGTTTGTCTTTATCATCAATAAAAAAGTCGTCTGTAACTTCACCATTTTGTAAAATATCACCTAAGACTGTAAATCTTCCGTCAAAGTTGGGTTCGGTTTTAATGGTAAAAACCTTTCCATTTACTAGTAATCCGGTGTTTTGAAAAGGTGATAGTTTTCCTGTTTTGTTGAAATTATTTGTTATTTCAACCAGACTGCCTTTCAATTCAACCTCTTGTATCGAATTTGTTGTAACTACTGGAAAGGCTTTTGCAATAGTTCCTTTGTCCAAAAGCCAATCAACTTTTTTAGATTTTTGAAGTCGTTTATAAGCTTCGGTTGATTTATGATAGCCAATAAAAAATATTCGTCTTCTTCTTTGTGGCATTCCGTAATCGGCGGCATTAATTACCCGCCACTCAACCGCATATCCAAGTTCGTTCAAACTTTGAAGCATAACAGCAAAATCACGACCTCTTTGTTTTGCTGGTGATTTTAAAAGTCTGTCAACATTTTCTAGAAAAAGATATTTTGGCTTGTTCTTCTTATCTTCTAAAATTCGATGGATTGACCACCAAAGAACTCCTTTTTTACCTTTAAGACCTTTTGAATTTTGCAAGGTTGTGGCAACCGAATAATCTTGGCATGGAAACCCCCCACATAATAAATCATGATCTGGAATTTCATCTGTCGGTACTGTTGCAATATCCTGATTTGAGTGGTTTTCTTCTCCAAATCTAGCTTCGTAAACCATAGATGCATGTTGCGTTTTGGTCAGTGGCTCCCATTGATTGGACCAAACAACTTTGTAATTACTTTTCTCTAGACCAAGGCGGAATCCACCAACTCCGGCAAAAAGTTCAACTACTTTAAGCTTTTCTTCCATGATTTTCATACTGCACAAATTATTTTATGAATATTTAACTTTTCGTGACTGTAAAGTCTTTGACATCACATGATAGTCATTAAAGGTATTAAATCACTTTTATAAATGTTGAGAATCCTAGTGGGTAAAATTAACATGTCTTGTTAATGATTTTAGGCAAAAATATTAACTAGAAAATTGAACTTTGGCTTAAGGGTAATTTAATTTCCAAGATGTCCTGTTAAATATTACTTATTATCAATTATAGAATGATGGTCTTAAAATGGAACCAGTTTTAAACAAACTAGGAACTCTAGAACCATGATTATTAGTTCTGTTTAAAACGTTCATTAAATTAACCGAAGATATCTTGGATAAAGCACCTTCATAAAATCTACAAAAAGGTAGTTTTCTTCCTTGATATTGTGGTGATGGGTAGTTTATTTCCTCTTGTAGCGTAATCCAAAATAATTTTTCGATAAAGGACCGTGGAAATAGAGTAGAAGTTGCATTTAGACCATTTTGGTAAACATCGTCTAAAAATTCAACAACTTGATCAAAATTTGCTGAAGTAGTATAATTATATATCGTACGCACGATATCCGTATGCGTTGGTGGTACACCATTGATTGTCAATCGATAGTCACCTTTTTTCTTCTTTCCTGGATATGTGATGGTTAAATTTCCCACATTAAAACTATCGGTTGAGTTAGGTTCTAATTCAGAAATTATATTTTGCATATGTTCAATTCCTTCCTGATAATTCATAATGTGAGTTTTTTTATTGTCATTGGTTTGTTTTAATTAAACCCAATACTAAATTTGAAAATAAGTGCCAAGCACTATGCTTGCACATTAACCTCTTTCTGATGCAAAAACCGTGTTATATGCGATTTTTCTTTCAGTCATTGTTTTTATGTCGTTAGTTTAGGCACTTCAAAAATCATTGGTACGTTCGATTTAAATGCTTTACCTACTGCAATTGCTTGCCTAAATCGTAATGTTGGTAATGCTTTAATATATTCTGCTCCAAGATAATTTGAAAGGAATTCGCTGCTTGTCTTGTCAAACTCTTGAAAGACTATAATCGAATTACATTGTGTC
It includes:
- a CDS encoding Sau3AI family type II restriction endonuclease; this encodes MLDITSADSIIKFANKLKGLTLKQACGNEIEKHGYQGKGNFGQILEKFYFGYEPNSESAPDFKEAGIELKSSPLKILRNGEFRAKERLVLNIINYIEVYKEEFENSSFWKKNAHLLLVFYLHDNDLDLLDYHIRLVNDWQYPSEDLRIIKHDWETINKKIKDGKAHELSEGDTFYLGACTKGSTALKSFRNQPFNKEKAKQRAYSLKQGYVNHIIANISREETETYGKIIERPEILDAVQSIEEIVISKFLPFYGKSAKEIEKYLGLELNPKAKSYFANLTNAILGLKLGQKIEEFEKADIQVKTIRLKENNLPKEDISFPTFEFQELIKTDWEDSDFKNILESKFFFVFYQYENDDLILKKVRFWNMPQSDISEAKIVWDKMIEVVSRGLIVREVSDIGIRKTYFPKKTENRISHVRPHARNAADTFMLPIPDKLTKLTEYTKHCFWFNASYVRDEVFMK
- a CDS encoding DNA cytosine methyltransferase → MEEKLKVVELFAGVGGFRLGLEKSNYKVVWSNQWEPLTKTQHASMVYEARFGEENHSNQDIATVPTDEIPDHDLLCGGFPCQDYSVATTLQNSKGLKGKKGVLWWSIHRILEDKKNKPKYLFLENVDRLLKSPAKQRGRDFAVMLQSLNELGYAVEWRVINAADYGMPQRRRRIFFIGYHKSTEAYKRLQKSKKVDWLLDKGTIAKAFPVVTTNSIQEVELKGSLVEITNNFNKTGKLSPFQNTGLLVNGKVFTIKTEPNFDGRFTVLGDILQNGEVTDDFFIDDKDKHKWEYLKGSKTIERVSSEGHKYKYSEGSMIYPDALDNASRTIITGEGGKSPSRFKHVVASDRGLRRLTPIELERLNMFPDNHTKLDGITDTKRAFFMGNALVVGVIEKIGVELYKQINQFEYA